A window of Lacibacter sediminis contains these coding sequences:
- a CDS encoding class I SAM-dependent methyltransferase: MEALSADQKTWYRNWFNSPYYHQLYFQRDEQEAAAFIDRLLSKLYPAPNAMMLDVACGRGRHSIHLSSKGYAVTGIDISEDSIEEAKQFETDKLEFFVHDMRLPFRMNYYDYAFNFFTSFGFFRTRREHDNAIRTIAQSLKPGGTFVIDYLNTHYVENHLQYKSEFQKDGVTFYITRWLDETHFYKKIIVEDEANLEEPLEFTEKVAKFSLGDFNDMFSFYDLQVQEVFGDYHFEPYHVNNSPRLIIIAKKVK; encoded by the coding sequence ATGGAAGCACTTTCTGCCGATCAGAAAACATGGTATCGTAACTGGTTTAATTCACCATACTATCATCAATTGTATTTTCAACGTGACGAGCAGGAAGCTGCTGCGTTTATCGATCGTCTCTTATCAAAACTCTACCCGGCGCCGAACGCCATGATGCTGGATGTGGCCTGCGGACGTGGAAGACACAGTATCCATCTTTCATCAAAAGGATATGCTGTAACAGGTATCGATATCAGTGAAGACAGTATTGAAGAAGCCAAACAATTTGAAACGGATAAGCTAGAGTTTTTTGTGCATGATATGCGATTACCTTTTCGCATGAACTATTACGACTATGCATTCAACTTCTTTACAAGTTTTGGATTCTTCCGTACACGCCGTGAACACGATAATGCCATCCGCACCATTGCTCAATCATTAAAACCCGGCGGCACATTCGTGATCGATTATCTCAACACGCATTATGTAGAAAATCATTTGCAGTACAAAAGTGAATTTCAGAAAGATGGCGTAACCTTCTATATCACCCGCTGGCTCGATGAAACACATTTCTATAAAAAGATCATTGTGGAAGATGAAGCCAACCTGGAAGAACCACTTGAGTTTACGGAGAAAGTAGCGAAGTTTTCCTTAGGCGATTTTAATGATATGTTTTCGTTTTACGATTTGCAGGTGCAGGAGGTATTTGGCGATTATCACTTTGAACCCTACCATGTAAACAATTCACCACGATTGATCATCATTGCAAAGAAGGTTAAGTAG
- a CDS encoding LTA synthase family protein — MGHRFQLPPTSRWVLRLFVFFMLLFSIMRVLTFYSFRPDGVSFSDAVPSFLMGMRFDLRWVCILLAPLLIAGSFNRFSPFQSSRTKRFWIIYLVVVSSFLLFFFGADFGHFDYVETRLNASALNFIEDFAISMSMLWQSYPLFWIFLLLSLVIYGLYRFFQRSHSKVHTIKHPFKPVRTFWMMLLLIIGVAGSNPAKPLTWKDAFKLGDNFKAYLALNPLENFFTTLRFRKPFTDDGSAKVQFDAMKELLQLPKESAMLNFQRREVFAEPAKKMNVVLVICESLSMYKTGLSGNPLNTTPYLQQLANEGLLFERCFSPHFGTARGVFALLSGVPDVQLSKFSTRNIEAIDQHTILNSFTNHEKFYFIGGNSEFNNFKGLLVNNVNGLHLYEEGMYKSPKFNVWGISDKNLFNEANQVLSQQTTPFFSIIQTADNHRPFVLPEEDTAAVAARQVDELQLKKYGFDSQKEMEALLYTDYSIQQFMEAAKQQPWFNNTLFVFVGDHGVKGNATALYPDAWTNERLTDEHVPLLFYAPGFIKPEKRKEVVSQVDVLPTIAGLLNQPYTNTTIGRDLLRKPAGKDFAFIIHHDEAKIGMVNNEFYYILNMNLQKDTLVPLHFNAPLLSKEKYEHTKKQMAVETIALYESSRWMLLNNKKASVKP, encoded by the coding sequence ATGGGTCATCGCTTTCAATTACCACCAACTTCACGGTGGGTGTTACGTTTGTTTGTCTTCTTCATGTTGCTGTTCAGCATCATGCGTGTACTTACCTTTTATTCATTCAGACCCGATGGCGTTTCTTTTTCGGATGCGGTTCCATCTTTTTTAATGGGAATGCGTTTTGATTTACGTTGGGTGTGCATTTTGCTGGCACCGTTACTTATTGCCGGAAGCTTCAACCGCTTTTCACCCTTTCAATCTTCCAGAACAAAACGATTCTGGATCATATACCTGGTTGTTGTAAGCAGTTTTCTCCTGTTTTTCTTTGGCGCCGATTTCGGACACTTCGATTATGTGGAAACAAGGCTCAATGCAAGTGCACTCAACTTTATTGAAGATTTCGCCATATCAATGAGTATGCTTTGGCAATCGTACCCGTTGTTTTGGATATTCCTGTTATTGTCGTTGGTTATTTATGGATTGTACCGCTTCTTTCAGAGAAGTCATTCAAAAGTTCACACCATCAAACATCCGTTTAAACCGGTGCGTACTTTCTGGATGATGTTGTTGCTGATCATTGGTGTGGCAGGCAGCAACCCGGCAAAACCATTAACATGGAAAGATGCATTTAAGCTGGGTGATAATTTTAAAGCGTACCTCGCATTGAATCCATTGGAGAATTTCTTTACCACACTTCGTTTCCGAAAGCCCTTTACTGATGATGGAAGTGCAAAGGTTCAGTTTGATGCTATGAAGGAGTTGTTGCAGCTTCCAAAGGAATCAGCCATGCTCAATTTTCAGCGCAGAGAAGTGTTTGCAGAGCCGGCGAAAAAGATGAATGTGGTATTGGTGATCTGCGAATCGCTCAGTATGTATAAGACGGGATTGAGTGGGAACCCGCTTAATACAACACCTTATTTACAGCAACTGGCAAATGAAGGTTTGTTGTTTGAAAGATGTTTTTCCCCGCACTTTGGAACAGCGAGAGGTGTATTTGCATTATTGAGTGGTGTGCCCGATGTACAGTTGAGTAAATTCTCAACAAGAAATATTGAAGCCATTGATCAGCACACTATTCTCAATTCATTTACCAATCATGAGAAATTTTATTTCATTGGTGGCAATAGTGAGTTCAATAATTTTAAAGGTTTGCTGGTAAATAATGTGAACGGACTTCATTTGTATGAAGAAGGAATGTATAAAAGTCCGAAGTTTAATGTGTGGGGCATCAGCGACAAAAATTTATTTAATGAAGCCAACCAGGTTTTATCGCAACAAACAACTCCTTTCTTCAGCATTATACAAACAGCCGATAATCACCGTCCGTTTGTTTTGCCTGAAGAAGATACAGCCGCCGTTGCAGCAAGGCAGGTTGATGAATTGCAGTTGAAAAAATATGGCTTTGATTCACAGAAAGAAATGGAAGCGTTGTTGTATACCGATTACAGTATTCAACAGTTCATGGAAGCTGCGAAGCAACAGCCTTGGTTCAACAATACCTTGTTTGTGTTTGTTGGCGATCATGGTGTAAAAGGGAATGCCACGGCTTTATACCCTGATGCATGGACCAACGAACGCCTGACGGATGAACATGTGCCATTGTTATTTTATGCACCAGGGTTTATCAAACCTGAGAAGCGTAAAGAAGTAGTGAGCCAGGTAGATGTATTACCAACCATTGCAGGGTTATTGAATCAGCCTTACACAAATACGACCATTGGTCGTGACTTGTTGCGAAAACCTGCGGGAAAAGATTTTGCGTTTATCATTCATCATGATGAAGCAAAGATCGGCATGGTGAATAATGAATTTTACTATATCCTCAATATGAATCTGCAGAAGGACACATTGGTGCCACTGCATTTTAATGCGCCCTTACTCTCTAAAGAAAAATACGAGCATACAAAAAAGCAAATGGCAGTCGAAACCATTGCGCTGTACGAATCTTCACGCTGGATGTTGTTGAATAATAAGAAGGCAAGTGTTAAGCCGTAG